The following coding sequences are from one Dysgonomonadaceae bacterium PH5-43 window:
- a CDS encoding methionyl-tRNA synthetase (product_source=KO:K01874; cath_funfam=1.10.730.10,2.40.50.140,3.40.50.620; cog=COG0073,COG0143; ko=KO:K01874; pfam=PF01588,PF09334,PF19303; superfamily=47323,52374; tigrfam=TIGR00398,TIGR00399), whose protein sequence is MSKEFKRTLITSALPYANGPVHIGHLAGVYIPADIYTRYLRLKGQDVLHIGGSDEHGVPIAIKAKKEGITPQEVVDRYHFIIKKSFEELGISFDIYSRTSSETHHKTASDFFRKLYDKGEFIEKTSEQYYDEEAKQFLADRYITGTCPHCKNENAYGDQCEACGTSLSPLDLINPKSAISGSVPVLKDTKHWYLPLDKHEAWLKQWILEDHKEWKSNVYGQCKSWLDMGLQPRAVSRDLDWGVPVPIEGEEGKVLYVWFDAPIGYISNTIELLPNDWEKWWKSEDTKLVHFIGKDNIVFHCIVFPSMLKADDSYILPENVPANEFLNLEGDKISTSRNWAVWLHEYLEDFPGKQDVLRYVLTANAPESKDNDFTWKDFQARNNNELVAILGNFVNRALVLTQKYFEGKIPQRGELDDYDKQTLEDFSGVKKNLEHYLEHYRFRDALKEAMNLARIGNKYLADTEPWKVAKTDINRTATILNIALQITANLAIAFEPFLPFTSDKIKNLLNKNDLKWDELGNVDLLEANHQTEKPYLLFDKIEDEEIDKQIKRLEEIKKANELQNKKVEPVKENVAFEDFTKLDIRVGKVLECTKVPKADKLLQFKLDDGLGGRTILSGIAQYYKPEELMGKNVCFIANLAPRKIKGIESQGMILSAENPDGSVSVIQPMGDVTPGSRIS, encoded by the coding sequence ATGAGTAAAGAATTTAAGAGAACGCTTATTACTTCAGCGTTGCCTTACGCCAACGGACCAGTACACATCGGACATCTTGCAGGAGTTTATATTCCTGCCGATATTTATACCAGATATTTACGCCTTAAAGGACAAGATGTTTTACATATAGGAGGCTCAGACGAACACGGTGTGCCTATAGCTATTAAGGCTAAGAAAGAAGGCATTACTCCACAAGAAGTAGTAGATCGTTATCACTTTATCATAAAAAAATCTTTTGAAGAACTGGGAATATCTTTCGATATATACTCTCGTACCAGTTCTGAAACTCATCATAAAACCGCTTCCGACTTTTTTCGTAAGTTGTACGACAAGGGAGAGTTTATAGAAAAAACATCAGAACAATATTACGACGAAGAAGCTAAGCAGTTTCTTGCCGATAGATACATAACAGGTACTTGTCCGCATTGTAAAAACGAGAATGCCTACGGCGATCAGTGCGAAGCGTGCGGAACTTCGTTAAGTCCTCTCGACCTTATAAATCCTAAATCAGCAATATCAGGTAGTGTGCCTGTGCTTAAAGATACTAAGCATTGGTATCTCCCTTTAGATAAACACGAAGCTTGGCTTAAACAATGGATATTGGAAGACCATAAAGAATGGAAATCTAACGTTTATGGACAATGTAAATCGTGGTTAGATATGGGCTTGCAGCCAAGAGCAGTAAGTCGCGACTTAGATTGGGGCGTTCCTGTGCCAATAGAAGGAGAAGAAGGTAAAGTGCTTTATGTTTGGTTTGATGCTCCTATAGGATATATATCAAATACAATAGAGCTTCTTCCTAACGATTGGGAGAAGTGGTGGAAGAGTGAAGATACAAAACTTGTACACTTTATAGGTAAAGACAATATAGTATTCCACTGTATCGTGTTTCCAAGTATGCTAAAGGCAGATGATAGTTATATATTGCCAGAAAACGTTCCTGCTAATGAGTTTCTTAATCTTGAAGGAGATAAAATATCAACTTCTCGTAACTGGGCTGTGTGGTTGCACGAATATCTTGAAGACTTTCCGGGTAAACAAGATGTGCTTCGTTATGTGCTTACTGCTAATGCTCCCGAAAGCAAAGATAACGACTTTACTTGGAAAGACTTTCAGGCTCGTAACAACAACGAACTTGTAGCTATTTTAGGTAATTTCGTAAACCGTGCTTTGGTGCTTACTCAAAAATATTTTGAAGGAAAAATACCGCAAAGGGGAGAGCTTGACGATTATGACAAGCAAACCTTAGAAGACTTCTCTGGGGTTAAAAAGAATCTTGAACATTACTTAGAACATTATCGTTTCCGTGATGCGCTTAAAGAGGCAATGAATCTTGCGCGTATAGGAAATAAATATCTTGCAGACACCGAACCTTGGAAGGTCGCAAAAACAGATATTAATCGCACTGCTACAATATTAAATATTGCTCTTCAAATAACTGCTAACTTGGCGATAGCTTTCGAACCATTCTTACCTTTTACTTCAGATAAGATTAAGAATCTTCTTAATAAGAACGACTTAAAGTGGGACGAACTGGGCAATGTTGATTTACTTGAAGCAAATCATCAGACAGAGAAACCGTATTTGCTTTTTGATAAGATAGAAGACGAAGAAATAGACAAGCAAATTAAAAGACTTGAAGAGATAAAGAAAGCTAACGAACTGCAAAACAAAAAGGTAGAGCCTGTAAAAGAGAATGTTGCTTTTGAGGATTTCACCAAATTAGACATCCGTGTTGGCAAAGTGTTAGAGTGTACTAAGGTGCCTAAGGCTGACAAACTGCTTCAATTTAAGTTAGACGATGGCTTAGGTGGACGCACAATTCTTTCGGGCATAGCGCAATACTACAAACCCGAAGAGCTAATGGGTAAGAATGTGTGCTTTATAGCAAACCTTGCTCCTCGTAAAATAAAAGGTATAGAGTCGCAAGGTATGATACTTTCAGCAGAAAATCCAGATGGAAGTGTTTCTGTTATTCAACCTATGGGAGACGTAACTCCAGGAAGTAGGATAAGTTAA
- a CDS encoding 3-hydroxy acid dehydrogenase/malonic semialdehyde reductase (product_source=KO:K16066; cath_funfam=3.40.50.720; cog=COG4221; ko=KO:K16066; pfam=PF00106; superfamily=51735) produces MVNNNYIMNNTVFITGATSGIGEACAYKFASEGYNLIINGRKPELLNSIADKLKQEYGVEVLPLVFDVRDKATAKSIIETIPEEWQAIDVLVNNAGLVIGVDKEFEVNLEESDIVIDTNIKGLLTMTRLVVPGMIKRGKGHIINIGSIAGEAAYAGGSVYCATKAAVQTLSDGLRIDLVDTPLRVTNVKPGMAETHFSITRFRGDKDKADAVYNGFKPLTPEDIAESVYFAASAPAHVQIADILVLPTNQASGTIVHRG; encoded by the coding sequence TTGGTAAACAACAATTACATAATGAACAATACAGTATTTATAACAGGAGCTACAAGCGGAATAGGTGAAGCTTGTGCTTACAAATTTGCATCAGAAGGTTACAACCTTATTATTAACGGACGTAAGCCCGAACTTCTTAATAGTATTGCGGATAAACTAAAGCAAGAATATGGCGTAGAGGTTCTTCCTTTAGTATTCGACGTTAGAGATAAAGCTACGGCTAAAAGTATTATCGAAACTATTCCAGAAGAATGGCAAGCAATAGACGTTCTGGTAAACAATGCAGGATTAGTAATAGGTGTAGATAAAGAGTTTGAGGTAAATCTTGAAGAGTCGGACATTGTTATAGACACAAATATTAAAGGGCTGCTTACTATGACTCGCCTTGTTGTGCCTGGAATGATAAAAAGAGGCAAAGGACACATTATAAATATAGGCTCTATAGCTGGCGAAGCGGCTTATGCTGGCGGTAGCGTATACTGTGCAACCAAAGCTGCCGTACAAACATTATCTGACGGACTTCGTATCGACCTTGTTGATACTCCTCTTAGGGTTACTAATGTAAAGCCCGGAATGGCAGAAACACACTTTAGTATAACTCGTTTTAGGGGAGATAAAGACAAAGCCGATGCTGTTTATAACGGATTTAAGCCTTTAACTCCCGAAGATATCGCTGAGTCGGTTTACTTTGCAGCGTCTGCTCCTGCACACGTTCAAATAGCAGATATATTAGTTTTACCTACAAACCAAGCAAGTGGCACTATAGTACACCGAGGATAA